In a single window of the Rhopalosiphum padi isolate XX-2018 chromosome 1, ASM2088224v1, whole genome shotgun sequence genome:
- the LOC132931728 gene encoding triosephosphate isomerase, with amino-acid sequence MSRKFFVGGNWKMNGSKKVADELLSNLVKGPLDPNVEVLIGVPAIYLNSVKEKAPCNIYVAAQNCYKTEKGAFTGEISPSMLKDIGIDWVILGHSERRQIFNESDTLVAEKINHALESGLSVVACIGETLEEREAGQTEAVVAKQIQAIKEKICNWQNVVIAYEPVWAIGTGKTASPQQAQDVHKILRKWLTDEVNETVAKTTRIIYGGSVTSSNCRELAKECDIDGFLVGGASLKPEFVDIVNANQ; translated from the exons ATGTCTCGAAAATTCTTTGTTGGAGGCAACTGGAAGATGAATGGTTCAAAGAAAGTCGCCGATGAACTACTCAGCAATTTAGTAAAGGGACCCTTGGACCCTAATGTCG AGGTTTTGATTGGAGTACCAGCCATATACTTGAATTCTGTTAAAGAAAAAGCACCATGTAACATATATGTTGCTGCACAGAATTGTTATAAAACTGAAAAGGGCGCATTCACAGGAGAAATAAGCCCTAGTATGTTAAAAGATATTGGTATCGATTGGGTGATTTTGGGTCACTCTGAACGCCGGCAGATATTCAATGAGTCCGATACT CTCGTtgctgaaaaaataaatcatgcTCTTGAGTCTGGATTGTCTGTTGTTGCGTGTATTGGTGAAACTCTTGAAGAACGTGAAGCTGGACAAACTGAAGCTGTTGTAGCTAAGCAAATTCAAGCTATTAAGGAAAAAATATGCAACTGGCAAAATGTAGTTATTGCTTATGAACCAGTCTGGGCAATTGGTACTGGTAAAACTGCAAGCCCTCAACAA GCTCAAGATGTCCATAAAATTTTGAGAAAATGGTTAACTGATGAAGTAAATGAAACCGTTGCCAAAACTACACGCATCATTTATGGTGGATCTGTGACATCATCTAATTGCCGAGAATTAGCTAAAGAATGCGATATTGATGGGTTTTTGGTTGGAGGTGCATCTTTAAAACCAGAATTTGTTGATATAGTCAATGCTAATCAGTAA
- the LOC132931737 gene encoding INO80 complex subunit C: MANNPVDETTHKEEKKFVFKDSTFDSTKTINGKKKLWRSLKQITAQERNLPWPDNSINYSSISAPPSFKPAKKYSDISGLIAKYKDPQTSLYYAGHEEFSTVRNLPSDIITGYLTLRGSYNPIG; the protein is encoded by the exons ATGGCAAATAATCCTGTAGACGAAACAACTCACaaagaagaaaaaaagtttGTGTTCAAGGACTCAACTTTTGAC aGCACCAAAACAatcaatggaaaaaaaaaattgtggcgttctttaaaacaaataacagcTCAAGAAAGAAATTTACCCTGGCCTGATAActcaattaatt ATAGCAGTATTTCTGCTCCGCCATCATTCAAACCAGCCAAAAAATATTCAGATATTAGTggattaatt gCCAAATATAAAGATCCCCAAACATCTTTATACTATGCTGGACATGAAGAATTCAGTACTGTAAGAAATCTGCCTAGTGATATTATTACTGGATATTTGACATTACGAGGATCATATAATCCTATTGGATAA
- the LOC132931694 gene encoding protein DDI1 homolog 2 isoform X4, whose product MKITVTTHDDHLFVLDVSEDLELINFKALCEVETGIPSQETGLTHNGQLLVDDFSTMKNLGVHDGDVIIIQRVASSATAMDHSFSSPSNNMLPQFDFSRIQVPGSSNSNTDTSRQHQMQDAEYVRNLFLSSPEQLALLKQNNPRLADTLTSNKIEFANVMAEQMEERKKREDQRIRMMKAHPFDSEAQKLIAEEIRQKNIEANMEAAMEYNPEMFGTVVMLYINCKVDGYPVKAFIDSGAQTTIMSSACAERCNIMRLVDSRWAGLAKGVGVQKIIGRIHMVQVAIENDFLTTSFSVLEDQPMDMLLGLDMLKRHQCCIDLEHNVLKIGTTGTETPFLPENELPDCGRLTTSSDHDGTKNEDKELRKAIDESKKTQQSSDKRRRDAYFVQITHFPLLPGTSKSSQSFKETDITELINLGFSREQVIQELKRFNGNKNEAMASLFAKILKF is encoded by the exons atgaaGATTACTGTAACAACACACGACGACCACTTGTTTGTACTCGACGTAAGCGAGGACTTAGAACTAATCAATTTCAAGGCACTTTGTGAAGTAGAAACCGGAATTCCATCACAGGAAACTGGGCTTACACACAATGGTCAGCTTTTGGTTGACGATTTTAGTACGATGAAAAACTTGGGTGTTCACGATGGGGATGTTATCATAATTCAAAGAGTTGCAAGTAGCGCTACTGCAATGGATCATTCATTTAGTAGTCCCAGCAATA aCATGTTACCACAATTTGACTTTAGCCGTATTCAAGTGCCTGGTTCATCTAATAGCAACACAGACACTAGCAGACAGCATCAAATGCAAGATGCAGAGTATGTTAGGAACTTATTTCTCTCCAGTCCAGAACAATTAGCACTCCTAAAGCAAAATAATCCCAGACTTGCGGATACATTGACCTCTAACAAAATAG AATTTGCAAATGTGATGGCTGAGCAAATGGAAGAACGAAAAAAGCGCGAGGACCAAAGAATCAGAATGATGAAAGCTCATCCATTTGATTCTGAAGCACAAAAATTAATAGCAGAAGAAATACGTCAAAAAAACATTGAAGCTAACATGGAAGCAGCTATGGAATACAATCCAGAAATGTTTGGAACAGTTGTCATGCTTTATATAAACTGTAAAGTAGATGGATATCCAGTGAAAGCTTTTATTGATTCAGGAGCGCAGACTACAATAATGTCATCTGCTTGTGCTGAACGATGTAACATCATGCGTTTAGTTGACAGTAGATGGGCTGGGTTAGCTAAAGGTGTTGGTGTACAAAAAATTATTGGCAGGATACATATGGTTCAAGTTGcaattgaaaatgattttttaacaacCAGTTTTTCTGTTCTTGAAGATCAGCCAATGGACATGCTTCTTGGATTAGATATGCTAAAAAGACATCAA tgTTGCATAGACCTGGAAcataacgttttaaaaattggAACAACAGGGACTGAAACACCATTTTTACCTGAAAATGAGTTGCCAGACTGTGGTCGTTTAACTACATCCAGTGATCATGATGGGACTAAAAATGAAGATAAAGAACTAAGAAAAGCTATAGATGAAAGCAAAAAAACACAACAAAGTAGtg acaAAAGAAGACGTGATGCCTACTTTGTCCAAATTACACATTTCCCATTACTTCCAGGTAC cAGTAAATCTAGTCAATCTTTTAAAGAAACTGATATTACAGAACTGATCAACTTAGGATTTTCTAGGGAgcag gttattcaagaattaaaaagatttaatggaaataaaaacGAAGCTATGGCTTCCTTAtttgcaaaaatattaaaattttga
- the LOC132931694 gene encoding protein DDI1 homolog 2 isoform X1, with protein sequence MKITVTTHDDHLFVLDVSEDLELINFKALCEVETGIPSQETGLTHNGQLLVDDFSTMKNLGVHDGDVIIIQRVASSATAMDHSFSSPSNSRINEINFIGPCICNWFCFLDMLPQFDFSRIQVPGSSNSNTDTSRQHQMQDAEYVRNLFLSSPEQLALLKQNNPRLADTLTSNKIEEFANVMAEQMEERKKREDQRIRMMKAHPFDSEAQKLIAEEIRQKNIEANMEAAMEYNPEMFGTVVMLYINCKVDGYPVKAFIDSGAQTTIMSSACAERCNIMRLVDSRWAGLAKGVGVQKIIGRIHMVQVAIENDFLTTSFSVLEDQPMDMLLGLDMLKRHQCCIDLEHNVLKIGTTGTETPFLPENELPDCGRLTTSSDHDGTKNEDKELRKAIDESKKTQQSSDKRRRDAYFVQITHFPLLPGTSKSSQSFKETDITELINLGFSREQVIQELKRFNGNKNEAMASLFAKILKF encoded by the exons atgaaGATTACTGTAACAACACACGACGACCACTTGTTTGTACTCGACGTAAGCGAGGACTTAGAACTAATCAATTTCAAGGCACTTTGTGAAGTAGAAACCGGAATTCCATCACAGGAAACTGGGCTTACACACAATGGTCAGCTTTTGGTTGACGATTTTAGTACGATGAAAAACTTGGGTGTTCACGATGGGGATGTTATCATAATTCAAAGAGTTGCAAGTAGCGCTACTGCAATGGATCATTCATTTAGTAGTCCCAGCAATAGTaggataaatgaaataaattttattggaCCTTGTATCTGTAAttggttttgttttttagaCATGTTACCACAATTTGACTTTAGCCGTATTCAAGTGCCTGGTTCATCTAATAGCAACACAGACACTAGCAGACAGCATCAAATGCAAGATGCAGAGTATGTTAGGAACTTATTTCTCTCCAGTCCAGAACAATTAGCACTCCTAAAGCAAAATAATCCCAGACTTGCGGATACATTGACCTCTAACAAAATAG aagAATTTGCAAATGTGATGGCTGAGCAAATGGAAGAACGAAAAAAGCGCGAGGACCAAAGAATCAGAATGATGAAAGCTCATCCATTTGATTCTGAAGCACAAAAATTAATAGCAGAAGAAATACGTCAAAAAAACATTGAAGCTAACATGGAAGCAGCTATGGAATACAATCCAGAAATGTTTGGAACAGTTGTCATGCTTTATATAAACTGTAAAGTAGATGGATATCCAGTGAAAGCTTTTATTGATTCAGGAGCGCAGACTACAATAATGTCATCTGCTTGTGCTGAACGATGTAACATCATGCGTTTAGTTGACAGTAGATGGGCTGGGTTAGCTAAAGGTGTTGGTGTACAAAAAATTATTGGCAGGATACATATGGTTCAAGTTGcaattgaaaatgattttttaacaacCAGTTTTTCTGTTCTTGAAGATCAGCCAATGGACATGCTTCTTGGATTAGATATGCTAAAAAGACATCAA tgTTGCATAGACCTGGAAcataacgttttaaaaattggAACAACAGGGACTGAAACACCATTTTTACCTGAAAATGAGTTGCCAGACTGTGGTCGTTTAACTACATCCAGTGATCATGATGGGACTAAAAATGAAGATAAAGAACTAAGAAAAGCTATAGATGAAAGCAAAAAAACACAACAAAGTAGtg acaAAAGAAGACGTGATGCCTACTTTGTCCAAATTACACATTTCCCATTACTTCCAGGTAC cAGTAAATCTAGTCAATCTTTTAAAGAAACTGATATTACAGAACTGATCAACTTAGGATTTTCTAGGGAgcag gttattcaagaattaaaaagatttaatggaaataaaaacGAAGCTATGGCTTCCTTAtttgcaaaaatattaaaattttga
- the LOC132931694 gene encoding protein DDI1 homolog 2 isoform X2, with translation MKITVTTHDDHLFVLDVSEDLELINFKALCEVETGIPSQETGLTHNGQLLVDDFSTMKNLGVHDGDVIIIQRVASSATAMDHSFSSPSNSRINEINFIGPCICNWFCFLDMLPQFDFSRIQVPGSSNSNTDTSRQHQMQDAEYVRNLFLSSPEQLALLKQNNPRLADTLTSNKIEEFANVMAEQMEERKKREDQRIRMMKAHPFDSEAQKLIAEEIRQKNIEANMEAAMEYNPEMFGTVVMLYINCKVDGYPVKAFIDSGAQTTIMSSACAERCNIMRLVDSRWAGLAKGVGVQKIIGRIHMVQVAIENDFLTTSFSVLEDQPMDMLLGLDMLKRHQCCIDLEHNVLKIGTTGTETPFLPENELPDCGRLTTSSDHDGTKNEDKELRKAIDESKKTQQSSGTSKSSQSFKETDITELINLGFSREQVIQELKRFNGNKNEAMASLFAKILKF, from the exons atgaaGATTACTGTAACAACACACGACGACCACTTGTTTGTACTCGACGTAAGCGAGGACTTAGAACTAATCAATTTCAAGGCACTTTGTGAAGTAGAAACCGGAATTCCATCACAGGAAACTGGGCTTACACACAATGGTCAGCTTTTGGTTGACGATTTTAGTACGATGAAAAACTTGGGTGTTCACGATGGGGATGTTATCATAATTCAAAGAGTTGCAAGTAGCGCTACTGCAATGGATCATTCATTTAGTAGTCCCAGCAATAGTaggataaatgaaataaattttattggaCCTTGTATCTGTAAttggttttgttttttagaCATGTTACCACAATTTGACTTTAGCCGTATTCAAGTGCCTGGTTCATCTAATAGCAACACAGACACTAGCAGACAGCATCAAATGCAAGATGCAGAGTATGTTAGGAACTTATTTCTCTCCAGTCCAGAACAATTAGCACTCCTAAAGCAAAATAATCCCAGACTTGCGGATACATTGACCTCTAACAAAATAG aagAATTTGCAAATGTGATGGCTGAGCAAATGGAAGAACGAAAAAAGCGCGAGGACCAAAGAATCAGAATGATGAAAGCTCATCCATTTGATTCTGAAGCACAAAAATTAATAGCAGAAGAAATACGTCAAAAAAACATTGAAGCTAACATGGAAGCAGCTATGGAATACAATCCAGAAATGTTTGGAACAGTTGTCATGCTTTATATAAACTGTAAAGTAGATGGATATCCAGTGAAAGCTTTTATTGATTCAGGAGCGCAGACTACAATAATGTCATCTGCTTGTGCTGAACGATGTAACATCATGCGTTTAGTTGACAGTAGATGGGCTGGGTTAGCTAAAGGTGTTGGTGTACAAAAAATTATTGGCAGGATACATATGGTTCAAGTTGcaattgaaaatgattttttaacaacCAGTTTTTCTGTTCTTGAAGATCAGCCAATGGACATGCTTCTTGGATTAGATATGCTAAAAAGACATCAA tgTTGCATAGACCTGGAAcataacgttttaaaaattggAACAACAGGGACTGAAACACCATTTTTACCTGAAAATGAGTTGCCAGACTGTGGTCGTTTAACTACATCCAGTGATCATGATGGGACTAAAAATGAAGATAAAGAACTAAGAAAAGCTATAGATGAAAGCAAAAAAACACAACAAAGTAGtg gtaccAGTAAATCTAGTCAATCTTTTAAAGAAACTGATATTACAGAACTGATCAACTTAGGATTTTCTAGGGAgcag gttattcaagaattaaaaagatttaatggaaataaaaacGAAGCTATGGCTTCCTTAtttgcaaaaatattaaaattttga
- the LOC132931694 gene encoding protein DDI1 homolog 2 isoform X3, whose protein sequence is MKITVTTHDDHLFVLDVSEDLELINFKALCEVETGIPSQETGLTHNGQLLVDDFSTMKNLGVHDGDVIIIQRVASSATAMDHSFSSPSNNMLPQFDFSRIQVPGSSNSNTDTSRQHQMQDAEYVRNLFLSSPEQLALLKQNNPRLADTLTSNKIEEFANVMAEQMEERKKREDQRIRMMKAHPFDSEAQKLIAEEIRQKNIEANMEAAMEYNPEMFGTVVMLYINCKVDGYPVKAFIDSGAQTTIMSSACAERCNIMRLVDSRWAGLAKGVGVQKIIGRIHMVQVAIENDFLTTSFSVLEDQPMDMLLGLDMLKRHQCCIDLEHNVLKIGTTGTETPFLPENELPDCGRLTTSSDHDGTKNEDKELRKAIDESKKTQQSSDKRRRDAYFVQITHFPLLPGTSKSSQSFKETDITELINLGFSREQVIQELKRFNGNKNEAMASLFAKILKF, encoded by the exons atgaaGATTACTGTAACAACACACGACGACCACTTGTTTGTACTCGACGTAAGCGAGGACTTAGAACTAATCAATTTCAAGGCACTTTGTGAAGTAGAAACCGGAATTCCATCACAGGAAACTGGGCTTACACACAATGGTCAGCTTTTGGTTGACGATTTTAGTACGATGAAAAACTTGGGTGTTCACGATGGGGATGTTATCATAATTCAAAGAGTTGCAAGTAGCGCTACTGCAATGGATCATTCATTTAGTAGTCCCAGCAATA aCATGTTACCACAATTTGACTTTAGCCGTATTCAAGTGCCTGGTTCATCTAATAGCAACACAGACACTAGCAGACAGCATCAAATGCAAGATGCAGAGTATGTTAGGAACTTATTTCTCTCCAGTCCAGAACAATTAGCACTCCTAAAGCAAAATAATCCCAGACTTGCGGATACATTGACCTCTAACAAAATAG aagAATTTGCAAATGTGATGGCTGAGCAAATGGAAGAACGAAAAAAGCGCGAGGACCAAAGAATCAGAATGATGAAAGCTCATCCATTTGATTCTGAAGCACAAAAATTAATAGCAGAAGAAATACGTCAAAAAAACATTGAAGCTAACATGGAAGCAGCTATGGAATACAATCCAGAAATGTTTGGAACAGTTGTCATGCTTTATATAAACTGTAAAGTAGATGGATATCCAGTGAAAGCTTTTATTGATTCAGGAGCGCAGACTACAATAATGTCATCTGCTTGTGCTGAACGATGTAACATCATGCGTTTAGTTGACAGTAGATGGGCTGGGTTAGCTAAAGGTGTTGGTGTACAAAAAATTATTGGCAGGATACATATGGTTCAAGTTGcaattgaaaatgattttttaacaacCAGTTTTTCTGTTCTTGAAGATCAGCCAATGGACATGCTTCTTGGATTAGATATGCTAAAAAGACATCAA tgTTGCATAGACCTGGAAcataacgttttaaaaattggAACAACAGGGACTGAAACACCATTTTTACCTGAAAATGAGTTGCCAGACTGTGGTCGTTTAACTACATCCAGTGATCATGATGGGACTAAAAATGAAGATAAAGAACTAAGAAAAGCTATAGATGAAAGCAAAAAAACACAACAAAGTAGtg acaAAAGAAGACGTGATGCCTACTTTGTCCAAATTACACATTTCCCATTACTTCCAGGTAC cAGTAAATCTAGTCAATCTTTTAAAGAAACTGATATTACAGAACTGATCAACTTAGGATTTTCTAGGGAgcag gttattcaagaattaaaaagatttaatggaaataaaaacGAAGCTATGGCTTCCTTAtttgcaaaaatattaaaattttga
- the LOC132931752 gene encoding ATP synthase-coupling factor 6, mitochondrial yields MLSFNLLQKLNATGSASRFVRRNISASSVLMANVSDPIQQLFLDKIREYKGKFDSKTFDPSIDKGYKADLEKIGRQYSIGPNEDPTKFPTIKFDEPKIDPQV; encoded by the coding sequence atgttgtcatttaatttattacaaaaattgaatGCCACTGGATCGGCCAGTCGATTTGTTCGCCGCAACATATCGGCTTCATCGGTATTGATGGCCAACGTTTCAGATCCCATCCAACAATTGTTCTTGGATAAAATTCGCGAGTACAAAGGAAAATTTGATTCCAAGACATTTGACCCCTCAATTGATAAAGGTTACAAGGCTGATCTAGAGAAGATCGGCAGACAATACAGCATTGGACCAAATGAAGATCCTACCAAATTCCCAACAATTAAATTTGATGAACCCAAAATTGATCCACAAGTTTga